A portion of the Mesobacillus boroniphilus genome contains these proteins:
- a CDS encoding spore germination protein, which translates to MKQLFKNKLMKEIEKEAARQDTEGQKPDQYLNDHEWENLLLRSHDFKKTFYVNQRTGKKFCFSFMSTLVDESILQNNALPYLLEGDFREIEDVKKLIPIADVQVSEHNAEIERKMFNGYVLLTLEGEEKFFAFIAAQKEVVRTVAQPEVEFSVIGPKESFVESIDQNLNMIRKRVPVKELVIENYTVGSLSQSAVAILYIDGITNKDNVNTVVQRVKEIEFDEITDSSYIVQLISDNQNSPFPQLLDTERPDRIAAILAEGKVAILVDGSPHALIGPTTLVEFFGSFEDYFLNYLLSSFFRLIRLFAVAFSILITPIYVAALSYHYELIPKDLLSTLITSRREIPLPPILEALFLELTIELLREAGARLPTKVGQTIGIVGGIVIGTASVEAGLTSNVLLIIVALAALASFTTPVYRMGNTIRLLRFPFLFFAELWGLLGIVISFSYLLTHLLRLTSLGRPFLEPLYPPRATDFKDAIIRLPFTSQYLRPQYLRTENPVRFSKQKAKEKKDIDE; encoded by the coding sequence ATGAAACAGTTATTCAAGAATAAACTGATGAAAGAGATTGAAAAAGAAGCTGCAAGACAGGATACAGAGGGCCAAAAGCCTGATCAATATCTGAATGATCATGAATGGGAAAACCTGCTCTTAAGATCCCATGATTTTAAGAAAACATTTTATGTAAATCAACGGACTGGAAAGAAATTCTGCTTCTCTTTCATGTCAACACTTGTGGATGAAAGCATTCTTCAGAACAATGCCCTACCCTATTTATTAGAAGGGGATTTCAGGGAGATCGAAGATGTTAAAAAGCTGATTCCTATTGCCGATGTACAGGTTTCAGAACACAACGCGGAAATTGAAAGAAAAATGTTTAATGGATACGTTCTCCTGACGCTCGAGGGTGAAGAGAAGTTCTTTGCCTTTATTGCCGCCCAAAAGGAAGTTGTCCGAACAGTCGCACAGCCTGAAGTAGAGTTCAGCGTCATCGGGCCAAAAGAATCTTTTGTGGAGTCAATTGACCAGAATCTCAATATGATTCGCAAAAGGGTCCCTGTGAAAGAGCTTGTCATCGAAAATTACACTGTAGGTTCGCTTTCCCAATCAGCCGTGGCAATCCTGTATATTGATGGGATTACAAATAAAGATAACGTCAATACTGTTGTACAGCGGGTCAAAGAGATTGAGTTTGATGAAATCACTGACAGCTCTTATATTGTCCAGCTGATTTCAGACAACCAGAATTCTCCCTTCCCGCAGTTGCTCGATACGGAAAGACCGGACCGCATTGCGGCAATACTTGCTGAAGGAAAAGTCGCCATACTTGTAGATGGCTCGCCGCACGCTTTGATTGGGCCAACGACCTTAGTAGAATTTTTCGGATCATTCGAAGACTATTTCCTAAATTATTTACTGTCTTCTTTTTTCCGGCTAATCCGTTTATTCGCCGTTGCATTCTCGATCCTGATCACGCCGATTTATGTAGCTGCCCTGTCCTATCACTACGAATTGATACCCAAGGACCTGCTAAGTACGTTAATTACGTCAAGAAGAGAGATTCCGCTCCCTCCTATTTTGGAAGCCTTGTTCCTTGAACTGACGATTGAGCTCCTGCGTGAGGCCGGAGCCCGCCTCCCTACCAAAGTCGGTCAGACAATCGGTATCGTGGGCGGAATAGTTATCGGGACAGCTTCGGTTGAGGCTGGACTGACCAGTAACGTACTGCTTATCATTGTAGCTTTGGCGGCCCTTGCATCGTTTACTACACCTGTATACCGTATGGGCAATACAATCCGTTTGCTCCGCTTTCCATTTTTATTTTTTGCCGAGCTATGGGGCTTGCTAGGGATTGTCATTTCATTTTCATACTTATTGACACATTTACTTAGGCTTACTTCATTGGGAAGGCCATTTTTGGAACCTTTGTACCCACCTAGGGCAACAGACTTCAAGGATGCGATCATTCGGCTGCCATTCACCAGCCAGTATTTACGACCGCAGTACTTAAGGACAGAAAATCCGGTGCGATTCAGCAAACAAAAGGCTAAGGAAAAGAAGGACATTGATGAATAA
- a CDS encoding ABC transporter substrate-binding protein translates to MKASKLLLTLITILTVLFLAACGTGADQEKDTAEKPKEKDESYTVEHAMGTATLEKTPEKVVILTNEGTEALLALGVTPVGAVQSWTGDPWYDHIADEMKDVQVVGVESQVNVEAIAALQPDLIIGNKMRQEDIYEQLKAIAPTVFAEDLRGNWKNNFELYAKAVNKEEKGKEVLAAYDQRIEDLKEKLGDKVNMEVSMVRFMAGDVRIYHKDSFSGVILEQIGLARPESQDQDDFAEKGVTKERIPAMDGDILFYFTYDEGDGKATEVEKEWIEDPLFQNLEVAKKGEVYKVDDAIWNTAGGVKAANLMLDDLEKHLLK, encoded by the coding sequence ATGAAAGCTTCAAAACTCTTACTGACTCTTATTACCATCCTCACAGTCCTGTTTTTAGCTGCATGCGGCACTGGTGCAGATCAGGAAAAAGACACAGCAGAGAAACCGAAGGAAAAAGATGAAAGCTATACTGTTGAACATGCTATGGGTACTGCCACTTTGGAAAAGACTCCTGAAAAAGTCGTGATCCTGACAAATGAAGGTACGGAAGCACTTCTTGCGCTTGGAGTAACTCCTGTTGGGGCAGTCCAGTCCTGGACGGGTGACCCATGGTATGACCATATCGCCGATGAAATGAAGGATGTCCAGGTTGTCGGTGTCGAAAGCCAGGTTAACGTAGAAGCAATCGCGGCATTGCAGCCAGACTTAATCATTGGCAATAAAATGCGCCAGGAAGATATTTATGAACAGCTTAAAGCTATCGCACCTACTGTGTTTGCCGAGGATCTCCGCGGAAACTGGAAAAACAACTTTGAACTTTATGCAAAAGCTGTAAACAAAGAAGAAAAAGGCAAGGAAGTACTTGCCGCTTATGATCAGCGTATCGAAGACTTAAAAGAAAAGCTTGGAGATAAAGTAAATATGGAAGTATCCATGGTCCGTTTCATGGCCGGTGACGTACGTATTTATCACAAAGATTCATTCTCCGGCGTCATCCTTGAACAGATTGGCCTGGCTCGTCCAGAAAGCCAGGATCAAGATGACTTTGCCGAAAAAGGCGTAACCAAGGAAAGAATTCCGGCAATGGACGGAGATATCCTCTTCTACTTCACATATGATGAAGGTGACGGCAAAGCGACTGAAGTTGAAAAGGAATGGATCGAGGACCCACTATTCCAAAACCTTGAGGTAGCGAAAAAAGGTGAAGTCTACAAAGTAGATGACGCAATCTGGAATACAGCAGGCGGCGTAAAGGCTGCTAATCTGATGCTGGATGATCTTGAAAAACATCTGTTGAAATAG
- a CDS encoding FecCD family ABC transporter permease: MLLKTNGQRWIGLMIAILFVLFLICASIVYGYTDTTWVTAYDAFTDYDGSNEHIIIQSVRLPRALIAAAVGASLAIAGVLMQTLTKNPLASPGIFGVNAGAGFAVVVAVTIFSVGSLQAFAWISFLGAALAAVSVYVIGSAGREGLTPMKLTLAGAAMTAMFSSFTQGLLVLDEAALEQVLYWLAGSVQGRKLETLIGVLPYLAIGWIAAIIISSKMNVLSMGEDVAKGLGLNTGFVKLGTGVIIVLLSGGAVAVAGPIGFIGIVIPHLTRAVVGIDHRWVIPFSAIFGGMLLLAADIAARYVLMPQEIPVGVMTAMIGTPFFIYIARKGFNGK; encoded by the coding sequence ATGCTGCTGAAAACCAACGGCCAAAGATGGATTGGTCTAATGATCGCGATTTTGTTTGTTTTATTTTTAATATGCGCAAGTATTGTTTACGGATATACAGATACAACATGGGTAACCGCGTATGATGCTTTCACGGATTATGACGGTTCAAATGAACATATTATTATTCAATCAGTTCGCCTTCCAAGGGCATTGATTGCAGCTGCAGTTGGTGCAAGCCTGGCAATCGCAGGTGTCCTGATGCAGACATTGACGAAAAACCCACTCGCATCACCTGGTATTTTTGGCGTAAATGCGGGGGCTGGTTTCGCTGTGGTAGTAGCGGTGACGATTTTTTCTGTCGGCAGCCTCCAGGCGTTCGCATGGATTTCCTTTTTAGGTGCTGCTCTGGCGGCAGTCAGTGTCTATGTCATTGGCTCGGCAGGCCGTGAAGGATTGACCCCAATGAAATTAACGCTTGCCGGCGCGGCGATGACCGCGATGTTTTCATCGTTCACCCAGGGCTTGCTCGTATTGGATGAGGCTGCTCTCGAACAGGTCCTATACTGGCTTGCAGGGTCTGTACAGGGACGTAAGCTGGAAACACTCATCGGTGTCCTGCCATATCTAGCAATTGGCTGGATAGCAGCCATTATTATTTCCTCGAAAATGAACGTACTATCAATGGGTGAGGACGTAGCGAAGGGGCTTGGTTTGAATACAGGCTTTGTCAAGCTTGGTACTGGTGTCATTATCGTTCTTTTATCGGGTGGGGCTGTCGCTGTCGCTGGTCCAATTGGTTTTATCGGGATTGTGATCCCGCACTTGACGAGGGCAGTCGTTGGCATAGACCACCGCTGGGTCATTCCTTTCTCGGCGATTTTTGGAGGGATGCTGTTATTGGCGGCGGATATCGCTGCCCGATACGTGTTGATGCCGCAGGAAATCCCTGTTGGTGTCATGACGGCGATGATCGGAACTCCATTTTTCATTTATATTGCGAGAAAGGGGTTCAACGGAAAATGA
- a CDS encoding FecCD family ABC transporter permease translates to MSQYKSLRFFKDKISFLIDKKAAAIFLGLLVTAFAVFVISTGLGDMDISPISVLAVFFGGGSDMERLVVQSFRLPRIIVALMVGISLAVAGGLLQGMIRNPLASPDILGITGGASVAVVGFLAIFSDDNNALTVSIEWMPVAAFAGAAIVAFLVYFLSWKNGVSPVRLVLIGIGISAMMQALTTLMMIMGPIYRASQANIWITGTVYGSTWGNVAVLVPWTLIMLLIAFIFARNVNVQELGEDIATGVGGHVQRQRFTLLLVSTALVASSVAFAGGIGFVGLMAPHMARRLVGSAFGALLPVSALIGGILVMLADLIGRTMFSPLEVPAGVFTAGIGAPYFIYLLFKTRNS, encoded by the coding sequence ATGAGCCAGTACAAAAGCTTAAGATTTTTTAAGGATAAAATCTCTTTTTTGATTGATAAAAAAGCCGCCGCAATTTTTCTCGGCCTGCTGGTTACGGCATTTGCCGTCTTTGTTATCAGTACGGGCCTGGGCGATATGGATATAAGCCCAATTAGTGTGCTTGCTGTATTTTTTGGCGGGGGAAGCGATATGGAGAGATTGGTCGTGCAATCGTTCCGTCTTCCAAGAATTATCGTTGCTTTGATGGTTGGAATAAGTTTGGCTGTTGCCGGGGGACTTCTGCAGGGGATGATTCGGAATCCGCTTGCTTCACCAGATATTTTGGGAATCACCGGTGGTGCATCGGTGGCAGTTGTTGGATTTTTAGCTATTTTCAGTGATGATAATAATGCTTTGACAGTAAGTATAGAATGGATGCCGGTTGCCGCATTCGCAGGTGCCGCAATCGTAGCATTCCTGGTTTATTTTCTTTCCTGGAAAAATGGAGTTTCGCCTGTGCGCCTTGTATTGATTGGCATCGGGATTTCCGCAATGATGCAGGCTTTGACTACACTGATGATGATCATGGGTCCAATTTACCGGGCTAGTCAGGCGAATATCTGGATCACGGGTACGGTCTATGGCTCGACATGGGGAAATGTAGCGGTGCTCGTACCCTGGACACTCATTATGCTCTTGATTGCCTTCATCTTTGCCAGGAATGTGAATGTGCAAGAACTTGGGGAAGATATAGCCACAGGTGTTGGGGGGCATGTCCAGCGCCAACGCTTTACGCTTTTGCTAGTCAGCACGGCACTAGTTGCCAGCTCAGTTGCTTTTGCGGGAGGAATTGGTTTCGTTGGCTTGATGGCCCCGCATATGGCCAGAAGGCTTGTCGGGTCAGCATTCGGTGCTCTTTTGCCAGTTTCAGCTTTGATTGGCGGGATCCTTGTCATGCTTGCTGATTTGATTGGGCGCACAATGTTTTCACCATTAGAAGTCCCGGCGGGCGTTTTTACTGCAGGGATTGGAGCGCCATATTTTATTTACCTGCTATTCAAGACACGAAATTCTTAA
- a CDS encoding ABC transporter ATP-binding protein: MTQAIETDKLTLSYGDSIIINELDIQIPKGEITVFIGGNGCGKSTLLRSIARLLKPREGSILLEGESIAKLSTKEVARKMAILPQSPSAPEGLTVLQLVKQGRYPYQTWLKQWSEEDEKNVENALKATGIDHLKDRTVDSLSGGQRQRAWIAMTLAQDTEIILLDEPTTYLDMTHQIEILDLLYELNENEGRTIVMVLHDLNLACRYAHNIVAIKDQKIFDQGKPEIVINCGLVKHVFGMDCEVTIDPLFGTPLCIPHGKGRCILKDKVGATT; encoded by the coding sequence ATGACCCAGGCAATCGAAACAGATAAACTGACGCTCTCCTATGGAGATTCGATTATCATAAATGAACTAGACATACAAATACCTAAAGGCGAGATTACTGTTTTTATCGGAGGAAATGGCTGCGGAAAGTCGACCTTGCTCCGCTCGATCGCAAGGCTGCTTAAACCCAGAGAAGGATCAATCCTGCTTGAAGGCGAGTCTATTGCAAAGCTGTCAACAAAGGAAGTTGCCCGCAAGATGGCCATCCTTCCCCAATCTCCTTCAGCGCCAGAAGGGTTGACGGTCCTGCAGCTTGTGAAACAGGGCAGATATCCTTATCAGACATGGCTGAAGCAATGGTCGGAAGAGGATGAAAAGAATGTTGAAAATGCGCTGAAGGCGACAGGCATCGATCATCTCAAGGATCGTACAGTCGATTCATTGTCGGGGGGACAGCGACAGCGAGCATGGATTGCGATGACCTTGGCCCAAGACACAGAGATTATACTTCTTGATGAACCGACAACCTATCTGGACATGACACATCAAATTGAGATTCTTGATTTGCTGTATGAATTGAATGAAAATGAAGGCAGAACGATTGTCATGGTTTTGCATGATTTGAACCTTGCCTGCAGATATGCTCATAACATCGTGGCGATAAAGGACCAGAAAATCTTTGACCAGGGAAAGCCGGAAATTGTCATTAACTGTGGCCTTGTGAAGCATGTATTTGGAATGGATTGTGAAGTGACGATCGATCCGCTGTTCGGTACACCATTATGCATTCCTCATGGAAAAGGACGATGTATCCTTAAAGATAAAGTGGGAGCAACAACATGA
- a CDS encoding IucA/IucC family C-terminal-domain containing protein translates to MMAELTQNEIAILANYRFVVAEPEKDVQIDFRPFLDEATMGVYLKRFNKGLKAPDMKTAASVFMKRHAFLAVLYLYSMSVFNKKLNVSPGNIILADAIKDGLWLPEFYLKNKSTDVCPAAGKREEWRMEAVRHLFVDNLFPVMDAISKSAKISKLILWENVAVYIFWLYEKILSQTEDHDVKARAAEDFSFLVKSAPGKLFGRHHNNPIARFYSEPVYLEETDSYIRLRKTCCFSYMLKEKGSYCKTCPRTCGLNEGV, encoded by the coding sequence ATGATGGCTGAACTAACCCAAAATGAAATAGCAATTCTCGCGAACTATCGTTTTGTTGTTGCTGAACCTGAAAAGGATGTGCAAATCGATTTCAGGCCTTTTTTGGATGAAGCCACGATGGGCGTTTACTTGAAAAGGTTCAATAAAGGGCTAAAGGCTCCTGATATGAAGACGGCAGCATCTGTTTTTATGAAAAGGCACGCTTTTCTCGCAGTCCTCTACTTATATTCAATGAGCGTTTTTAACAAAAAGCTGAACGTTTCACCTGGGAATATCATTCTGGCAGATGCCATTAAGGATGGACTTTGGCTGCCGGAGTTTTATCTGAAAAACAAAAGCACCGACGTGTGTCCAGCTGCTGGGAAGCGAGAAGAGTGGAGGATGGAAGCGGTCAGGCATTTGTTTGTGGATAATCTGTTTCCGGTTATGGATGCCATCTCGAAATCTGCGAAAATCTCAAAATTGATCTTATGGGAAAATGTTGCTGTCTATATTTTCTGGCTTTATGAAAAGATCTTAAGCCAAACCGAGGATCATGATGTGAAGGCGAGAGCAGCAGAAGACTTTTCTTTTCTGGTCAAGTCGGCCCCCGGCAAGCTATTTGGACGCCATCATAACAATCCAATTGCGAGATTTTACAGTGAACCAGTCTATCTGGAAGAGACAGATTCTTATATCAGGCTACGAAAAACCTGCTGTTTCAGCTATATGCTCAAGGAAAAAGGCAGTTACTGCAAAACCTGTCCCAGAACATGCGGATTAAATGAGGGAGTGTGA
- a CDS encoding YusU family protein, with product MDKNITEQIDGLLEKYTELVVGEGSAENVEKVKTWILYSHIAKSMPPLAKHWNTEYPDAKDQIKNVIAQVKEMNEKNRQK from the coding sequence ATGGATAAAAATATTACAGAACAAATCGATGGATTGCTGGAAAAATACACAGAGCTGGTGGTTGGAGAAGGTTCCGCTGAGAATGTCGAGAAGGTAAAAACATGGATATTGTACAGCCATATCGCCAAGTCGATGCCTCCTCTAGCAAAGCACTGGAATACAGAGTATCCGGATGCCAAGGATCAAATCAAGAACGTAATCGCACAAGTCAAAGAAATGAATGAGAAGAACCGCCAGAAATAA
- a CDS encoding spore coat protein produces MNQNQNQQKIQNPETQVQKTPQMNDRDFINDILTTEKYMTRGYDTALNELSHDQLYQDLLAIYTETANAQRSLYNLMFKKGWYGVEAADAQKLQQSHQQFQGYSNQFPYGGQQLQ; encoded by the coding sequence ATGAATCAGAACCAGAACCAACAAAAAATCCAGAATCCAGAGACACAAGTCCAAAAAACACCGCAGATGAATGACCGTGATTTCATCAATGATATTTTAACGACTGAAAAATACATGACTCGAGGTTATGATACGGCGCTAAATGAATTAAGCCATGACCAGCTCTATCAGGATTTACTTGCCATCTATACAGAAACAGCCAATGCTCAGCGTAGTCTATATAATCTCATGTTCAAAAAAGGCTGGTATGGAGTGGAAGCGGCAGATGCGCAAAAACTGCAGCAGTCACACCAACAATTCCAGGGATACTCAAACCAATTCCCATACGGCGGCCAACAGCTTCAATAA